From Brassica rapa cultivar Chiifu-401-42 chromosome A06, CAAS_Brap_v3.01, whole genome shotgun sequence:
ATATGTCTAGTTTCGTGTATattaaacaatttcaaaatatattttaagtttagtGAAGTGTTcttttatttagttagttatttcaGTTTAGTGTATAAATTTAGGGTCTATAAGACTTCTTCTGGGCGAGTAGTATATTTAGAGGTAGAAGACTTCTTTAAAAGTCTTCTGAATCGAAAATATGTAAcgtaaatgaaatttttttatctcCATATATAAGGAAAATGTACATATTCTCTAttttcctctcaaatggctgcaacaaaaatgtaatgattCCCAATAAAACTCtcaaacctctctctaatctctttgaacttgaaaacatcaaatcttatatgaatttttcatttttttttgtttcatctcactaatttatcttgtttttgcaGATTTTATATCatatggttctcatcttccacttcTTTAAAcataaatctataaattttggatatctatttttttttttgttctataaaGGTTTTTCAGATATGGgtatttgaacgtttttggatatacAGGTTTTTTCAGATATGGATTTGGATATGCAAGTTTTCCAGATCAGGGTCAGACTCTAGAAGTCTTCTAAAATATTATACACCAGAAGACTGACTTCATGCTGGAAGTCTTCTCGTGGAGTCTTCTCTCATGTCTCTTCTATCATAACAGAtttgagcgttttggtaagtttccATGTGTGATTTTTCTTCATTAGGTAACCTCTTGTTGCACAAAGCTCTTACCTTTTTCTCATACTAACACTCTCTAATCTTTTTGAACTTGggaacaccaaactttatatcaattttttatttttttatctcatgtctttctcactaatttatcttgttCTTGCAAGTTTTTTAttacatggttctcatcttctgctcttttaaagatatatatatatatatatatatcaattttgtgtgttctataaaaataaatctatctAATTTTtactcattttctctgttttggagtcatttgaacgtttttggatatgcaagTTTTGAGATCTGAGCCAGATTTTGGAAATCTTCTCGGAAGTCTTCCAAAATATAAGCCCTAGAAGACTTCTACTAGACAGAGTCTTCTAAAACATATTCCCTAGAACACTTTTTGGAAGTCTTCTAATGTAGCTTCTCCCATGTCAAGTGGAGTCCAACTTTATCTTTATGGAGGAATAATCTCTAACTCCAtgtataatagttttatttatggcatgttttgtgatttatgtgtgtactcttttagttgtactcttttagttatataaatgatttttgtggtaaatatgtttatgtttacaatattatcttgccaaaaatatttgaatttaattaagttattgatacaacttcaatagcaaaacaaaataacacaaaaaattaatcaaatttactaaaactaagggagaagaTTTCTAAGTAAACTtagtcaaattaaaaaaatatcaaacattaCATAAGTTCAAACATATAAAACTTTCAATAGAAGTCTTTTGGGAAGTTTTCTCGGAAGCCTTCGGAAGTCTTCCGAAAAATCTTCCGGAAAGTCTTCGGAATTCTTCCGGGAAGTCTTTCAGGAAGTCTTCTCTGAAGACTTTAATTTTAAGCgggaaaatataatataagtggGAAATTAAAATTTAGGCGGAAAACTTAAAGTttaagtgaaaattaaaattttaaatctcatgaaaatttaaaagcatatcTTATGATCTAAGAAGACATATTAAACCATATAACTTGATAATCTTGAAGTTAGTTAACATTTTtgaaagtttaaaaaatatcttaaagttacttaacaaatttacaaaaagCTAACGTAAAAGACTTCAGTGGAAATCTTCTCGAATTAGCTagaaacattaataaaaatgtatattgcTAACCTCataattaaaatcaattaagttATGAATTTCAATCAGGAGCCCCAATATCGAgtaatatacatgaattaacaagaaaatgttaaaaaccctttataattttagagaaaatgaaagtttattaaacattgacgtaGAAGACTTCCACAGAAGTCGTCCAACaaaagacttccaagaagtcttaCATTTAGGTCATTTTTCCAATTGAAAATTTACAAAGGAAGACTTCCATAAAAGTCTACTCTACATCAGACTTTTTTGGGAGTCTACTCTACAACAGATTTCTTTGGGAGTCTTCCTTTATAAATATCGGcttacttttgtttttgaaaaaaatctcaaaatacCAGAGAAGACTTACCGGTAAGTAGTCTATGATAaaaatgttagttttgcaattgaccgatttgtgtcagaaatttgactttttctagaaaacttacatggaagtcttccataaaaaaaattaaacttaaatattacattaaCTATACGACTTACATAGAAGTCTTCTCAGGTtctttttgcaattgaaaaataaaactaaaatatttaattttaattagacgAATTCCATGTAAGTCTTCCGGCAGAAGACTTACACGAAAGTTTTCTGTGATAACCAAGGTTTGAACAGAATCTCGAAAAAAATTCTGGAAGGCTTCCGTGTAATTCATCTTCCGGATGACTTATATGAAAGTcatctaattaaaattaaatatttaagttttatttttcaattgcaaaagtaacctgATACGACTTTCACCAACAGTAAGAAAACTTCCACCGAGAGTTCagaagacttacatggaagtcttaCACCGgaagacttccatgtaagtcatcTAGATAAAGTTAAACTTCTGACACAATccggtcaattgcaaaactaactttTGAACTTTAGACGACTTACTATTATGTCTTCTCTCGTATTTTCGAGATCTTTTTGCTtacaaagaaaaattgaaagatTTCTTTGTCGACGACCGGTTACGGCCGGTGAAGCCCACAAAAGAAAATCTATAATGGCCCATAACACAACACAAACACGAAGCCCATAACAGaacatatttaacaaaaaaaagcgTGGGTCCCACAACTTGCTGACGTGGTGCTTCAAAAAAGAGAAAACTGTCTCATTATATTATAGATCAGATATGGTTCGTGTTATGTCTAACACCTTTAGTTAATAACGGGTTTATTTCttaaatttgttttgaaaaCATTGATCTATTGTGTGTATAAGTTTCCATTCGTTCGATATTTCATTATACTTGTAGCGACTTTTGTGTGATTGACCTAAAAGTTTAACTTTCCTTGGGAAATTCTATATTTAGTAACTTTTGATGTGTCACTCTTCCCAACCAAATAGACTACGCATAATGCTACAAACAACACAAAATGAGGAGGCTATTCTTAGTCTTAGCTCGTAAAATTACCTACGCGAAATCTCCAAAAAAGAATAGGAGCAAGAATTcacaagaacaaagagagaacgagagagaaaaatataaagatcTCTCATGATACTTTACCAACCAAAAAACAAGGATCTATTCGGCCAGAAGAACAAAAAGTAGTAGAAGTGAATATCCTCATGAGCGTTTACAGGTAAATCATCGGAGAAAAAGAAGCTATAAGCCAATATGAAAAACAACAGGAACGTAGATTCCTCGAAACAGATGTTAGAGGGCGTCGAGATAGATCCAAATGGCGAAAACACAACCAATAGCAATAATGCCGAGAGTAGTGGAGGTGGGATCTTGAAAAATGTGTCGAGGAATCTCGGTGTGGGATCAATAATCAGATCGATTAAAAAGAGCGGTAATCTCGGTCTTCATAACACGAGGAAGAGCGGAAACTTGGGGCCTACGCTACCTGTTGCCCTAGAAAAGAAACAAGGGCCACAAAGAGTTGAGAGGACCACGTCTAGTGCGGCTAGGGGACTACAGAGTCTCCGGTTCCTTGATCGGACCGTCACAGGACGGGAACGTGACTCATGGAGATCCATCGAGAACCGTTTCAATCAGTTCGCCGTTGATGGAAAGCTTCCCAAGGAAAAATTTGGCATTTGCATCGGTATAACTATAGATACTTTGATTTTTTCACGTGACCAtataatattttggattttataataatgtgtgtgtgtgtgtgtgtgtaaggAATGGGAGATACATTGGAGTTTGCGGGAGAAGTATACGAAGCATTGAGTAGGAGAAGACAAATGAACACCGAAAATGGGATCGATAAAGAACAATTGAAGCTCTTTTGGGAAGATATGATCAAGAAAGATCTAGATTGTCGCCTCCAGATCTTCTTTGACATGTAAAACCAAATTTTGTTCTTTTGGCttcattatgaaaaaaaaaaatatagcaaaTGAATTAATTAACAGTTGTGGTTTAGGTGTGACAAGGACGGAGATGGGAAGCTAACAGAAGAAGAGGTTAAAGAGGTGATGGTCTTGAGTGCATCGGCTAATAGGCTCGCGAATCTCAAGAAGAACGCTGCGTCTTATGCTTCTTTGATCATGGAGGAACTTGACCCTGATCACCATGGTTACATTGAGGTTTCCATCTTATTGTCATTTTCATCCTCAAACTAGATCAACTGGCTAATGAGATTAACGGTTCATAATATATTAGCCCTTTTAACATCCACATTCATAGTTTTGGAGCTAGGCTTTGATCAATCAATTCGAAGTTATCAATCATATGATAAAAATTAAGTTAACAGAATTATGAAACCTGATCGACCAGCTAAAACAAACTATGTAtgttttagaccaaaaaaattaGCATTCACCAACTTTATTTCCGTTTTAGATTTAAACCAAATTTAATGTTTTGATTAGAAATCATTTTTACTAAGAATTtgttacattattttttgtagtGGTTGGTTTTGGTTTAATCcacaaaataaattttcattttaatataaaactagaTCTCGATCTGCGCAACCGCAcgggtttttgttttcaattatttttatataatttttttttcaattctaaattgatatatattataatatatatatatgtatatcaaattttgaaacataataagtttacggtatatttttttcattgaatagattttttcaaactttcacatgtatttgtatctttttctatatctatatatatttggattattatttcattattaaaattgtaactatatatataaagattagtaaaatattgttttattgtcatattcaaagatattataatattttacaaatttagaaagttaaaaaaaaattaaacttttcgcttcatagatttatattatcgagtaaataattaaacatttagtttttgtttaatttttaaaataaactatatagttttaaatttgttttcattggtttaataTAGTAAATATTAATCATTGTAAGATAATATgagttttcttattttaaaaaaaaaactttataattttaaaagttaacatcgacaaatattaaaataattaacatatggaagtataatattacaacattaaattatatctatttaatttatacaatCCATAATttcaatggatcatctattgtttaaatccaattattgatagcctaataaaaatttctggtatgcacaaaatttaaatgataaaattagagattaaatgtaagatactttctaggaatatgtctgtcaatttttttaaaaaatcacacatgaatcaaggttgtgacttatgttttaatatataagataggttttgaaaaacataaacaataatTTGTTTTGAAACTCAAAAGTAAAATAAAGGCTATTGCAGTAAATATATGTTCACTCTGACAGTTGTATAAATTTACATGAACCAGATGTGGCAACTCGAGGTGCTATTAACAGGAATGGTAGCAAACCCTGCAGACAACAAAAAGATGGTGAGGAAATCTGAAACGCTAACGCGAGCCATGATCCCTGAACGTTACAGAACGCCAACGAGCAAGTACGTTTCAGTAACCGCTGAGCTAATGCTCGAACACTGGAAGAAGATTTGGGTCGTTATATTGTGGCTCGTTGTCAACGCCTGCCTCTTCACTTGGAAATACACCGAGTTCTCATCGAACCCTCTTTATAACATTGCGGGGCGTTGCGTTTCCGTCGCTAAAGGAACCGCCGAAATGCTCAAATTCAACATGGCTTTGGTCTTGGTCCCCGTTTTACGAAGAACCCTAACGTTCCTCAGGTCTTCTTTCTTGAGCCACGTGATCCCATTCGACGATAATATCAACTTCCACAAGTTGATAGCCGTGGCGATCGCACTCACTTCCTTGCTACACACGGCACTACACTTGCTATGCAACTACCCCAGGCTAAGCACTTGTCCTTACGACGTGTACTCTGAGTACGGAGGAAAACTCTTGGGGCACAAGCAACCCACCTATTTAGGTCTAATGCTAACCCCGGTTACGGTTACGGGACTTCTGATGATCGTCTTCATGTGTATCTCTTTCACGCTCGCCATGCATTACTTCAGAAGGAACATTGTGAAATTGCCTAAGCCGTTTAATGTTCTTGCTGGATTTAATTCATTTTGGTATGCTCATCATTTGCTGGTTGTTGTCTACGCTCTTCTCATCATTCATGGTTACATTCTTATCATCGAGAAGCCGTGGTACCAAAAGACGGTATGTTTGTTATATACAAAAGCCAATGTACGTTAGTATTAATTAAGTATAAACTGAACATatactctctctttttttttaaattagctaAACGTTAATGACTTTTGtgtgtgttatttttttttctttttaagtaacatttttttttgtaactgtttAAGTAACATTTTTGTTGTGTGCAAGAATTTAGACATGGATGTACGTGGCTGTACCTATGGTGTTGTACGCGAGCGAAAGGCTTTTCTCGCGAGTTCAAGAACACAACCATCGTGTCCACATTATCAAGGTAAGTTAATTAAGAAAGTTATTGTTTTCATTTaacattattaaattataaatgtatGAAGTATAACTATCGCTATTTTTATTGTGTTTGCTTTCCTCGTGATTTTTTGTGCCTAGGCTATCGTATATTCAGGTAATGTTCTTGCACTCTATATGACAAAACCTCAAGGGTTCAAGTACAAAAGTGGCATGTACATGTTTGTCAAGTGCCCGGACATCTCCAAATTCGAATGGTAAGAATACTTTTTCTTAAAGAAAATGTAACCAATCATTATATTATAACTtcgcaaaataaatattatgtttCCATCATTTTAATGTTCTAGGCATCCATTCTCTGTCACTTCTGCACCCGGAGATGAATATTTGAGCGTTCATATAAGAGCATTGGGAGATTGGACAAGTGAACTTAGAAACAGATTTGCCGAGGTAACTTCTATTTTTAACATCTGATTTTGTAAATCATATGACGTATGATTGTATGAACATGGCCTCGAAATAGTAGTTCGTGAATACAAATAGAATGTACGTATATAACACATAGATAAGTTTGTTTTTGTCCGATTTGAGCAAACTTGTCGGTTAGTCTGTTATTGGTCCCGTCATGTATGATTCACTTGGGCACTTGAGCCTCATTGACCAAGTTATTCATGTAATCGTGCCAATTTGAATTAGTCTGTTTCGTCTaaagatattttaccctttttaTCAATTTACAACAATAACGGTTTTTAACCCAAATTAAAGGTTAAAGAGTTAACTCTTGTTTCTTGTAGACATGCGAGCCACCTCAAGCATCGAAACCTGGTCCAAATAATCTTGTTAGGATGGAAACAAGAGCAAGAGGTGAAAATCCTCACATTGAAGAATCGCAAATCTTGTAAGTAAAAATCTTTTATCACCCGATCAATTGAGGTTGTTCTTGCATTAGATGATTGAAACATAATAACATCCGATTCACCAGATTTCCACAAATATTCATCAAAGGACCATATGGTGCTCCGGCACAAAATTATGAGAAATTCGATATCCTTTTGTTGATCGGGCTAGGGATTGGTGCAACCCCATTCATAAGTATCCTAAAAGACATGCTGAATAATCTCAAACCTGGTACTCCAAAACCCGTAAGTAATATATGACCATATTAAAAAGTTTTTGAAGAAAGGAAGAGCATACAGATCAGTAATGGGGTGTggttttgaaaatttgaaaatgtaGGGGCAAAGGGGCGAAGGAAGTGTAGGAAGTGAGAGCTTAGGAGGATCTAGTGTAAATGGAGGTAGGAAGTTTCCACAAAGAGCATATTTTTATTGGGTGACAAGAGAACAAGCTTCTTTCGAATGGTTCAAAGGAGTTATGGATGATATCGCCGTGTATGACAAAAACGTAAGTTATTATGTTAATTTAGTCTTTACTACACAAATACCATAAAATACCACATAAATATGATCttcttataatttttgtttatatcatatattatatataatatcttacaTATTTC
This genomic window contains:
- the LOC103873403 gene encoding putative respiratory burst oxidase homolog protein J; this translates as MKNNRNVDSSKQMLEGVEIDPNGENTTNSNNAESSGGGILKNVSRNLGVGSIIRSIKKSGNLGLHNTRKSGNLGPTLPVALEKKQGPQRVERTTSSAARGLQSLRFLDRTVTGRERDSWRSIENRFNQFAVDGKLPKEKFGICIGMGDTLEFAGEVYEALSRRRQMNTENGIDKEQLKLFWEDMIKKDLDCRLQIFFDMCDKDGDGKLTEEEVKEVMVLSASANRLANLKKNAASYASLIMEELDPDHHGYIEMWQLEVLLTGMVANPADNKKMVRKSETLTRAMIPERYRTPTSKYVSVTAELMLEHWKKIWVVILWLVVNACLFTWKYTEFSSNPLYNIAGRCVSVAKGTAEMLKFNMALVLVPVLRRTLTFLRSSFLSHVIPFDDNINFHKLIAVAIALTSLLHTALHLLCNYPRLSTCPYDVYSEYGGKLLGHKQPTYLGLMLTPVTVTGLLMIVFMCISFTLAMHYFRRNIVKLPKPFNVLAGFNSFWYAHHLLVVVYALLIIHGYILIIEKPWYQKTTWMYVAVPMVLYASERLFSRVQEHNHRVHIIKAIVYSGNVLALYMTKPQGFKYKSGMYMFVKCPDISKFEWHPFSVTSAPGDEYLSVHIRALGDWTSELRNRFAETCEPPQASKPGPNNLVRMETRARGENPHIEESQILFPQIFIKGPYGAPAQNYEKFDILLLIGLGIGATPFISILKDMLNNLKPGTPKPGQRGEGSVGSESLGGSSVNGGRKFPQRAYFYWVTREQASFEWFKGVMDDIAVYDKNNVIEMHNYLTSMYEAGDARSALIAMVQKLQHAKNGVDIVSESRIRTHFARPNWRKVFSELSSKHETSRIGVFYCGSPALVRPLNSLCQEFSLESSTRFTFHKENF